A genomic window from Lotus japonicus ecotype B-129 chromosome 1, LjGifu_v1.2 includes:
- the LOC130729204 gene encoding exocyst complex component EXO84A-like: MDQSPFTTPRGSISSSVGDPLELEINLTLSEKLKVFKSSTFDPNAYVASKSRSMNEKEIRHLCAYLVDLKKASAEEMRKSVLANYSAFIRTSKEISDLEGELLSMRNLLSTQAALVHGVADGCQLSSLMTGNEDSDMDNILNEKTDISKTEKWLIGYLETLEVLLAEKRVDEAMAALDEGEKMAQEISEGRTTLSPSLFKALQDAITEHRQKLAGQLAETLSQASTRSAEIRSTALALKILGDGPRAHTLLLNSHKEKLQRGMQSIHSTSYGGVGAYTSALSQLVFSTISQAASDSLTVFAEEEPAYTSELVSWAVTQSEHFALLLKKRILASTAAAGGLRIASECVHVCLNHCHLLEASGMTLSPVLLKHFKPFVEQALNTNLKRIEQSSAALAAADDWLLAFAPTSRSSGLPPTSSYSNLSSFQPKLSSSAHKFNSMVQELFEDVGPLESLQLDGLALEGLLQVFGFYVNLLIDALPASIVTENLEGSGHKIVKIAETEEQQIALLANAILLADELLPRAVVKLSHSNRGDESQRRGSDKQRPPEQRELKKRLQREVDRLRDSFCRQHALELIFTEEGDALLNALMYLSMDDGKVEQPEWFPSPIFQELFGKLTRVAYIATDVFVGRDRFATVLLMRLAETVVLWLSEDQAFWEEIETGPTPLGPLGLQQLYLDMQFVMIFSSQGRYLSRHLHQAIKNIIGRAIDAVAATGLDPNSVLPEDEWFVEVSEIAIKMLTGKAAFDNVEGDDNSPTALG; this comes from the exons ATGGATCAGTCACCATTCACCACGCCGAGAGGGTCTATCTCATCAAGCGTAGGAGACCCTTTAGAACTGGAGATCAATCTCACACTCAGCGAAAAGCTCAAGGTTTTCAAAAGCTCCACCTTTGATCCCAATGCCTATGTCGCCTCCAAATCCCGCAGCATGAACGAGAAG GAGATAAGACACTTGTGTGCTTATCTTGTTGACCTGAAGAAGGCTTCTGCAGAAGAAATGCGCAAAAGTGTTCTAGCTAATTACTCTGCCTTTATACG TACATCCAAAGAGATTTCAGATCTTGAGGGGGAGCTTCTTTCCATGAGAAATCTTCTATCCACTCAGGCTGCTTTGGTTCATGGTGTAGCAGACGGGTGTCAGCTTAGTTCCTTGATGACTGGAAACGAAGATTCAGACATGGACAATATACTAAATGAGAAAACAGATATATCCAAGACAGAAAAATGGCTAATAGGATATCTAGAAACCCTTGAAGTTCTATTAGCAGAGAAAAGAGTGGATGAAGCAATGGCTGCCTTGGACGAAGGAGAAAAAATGGCGCAAGAAATTAGTGAAGGGAGGACAACCTTGAGTCCAAGCTTATTCAAGGCATTGCAAGATGCCATCACTGAACACAGACAAAAATTAGCTGGTCAGCTAGCAGAAACTCTCAGCCAGGCATCAACGCGAAGCGCAGAAATTCGCTCAACGGCATTAGCATTGAAAATTCTCGGGGACGGTCCTCGTGCTCATACATTACTACTTAACTCTCACAAAGAAAAGTTGCAGCGTGGAATGCAGAGTATTCACTCCACCAGTTACGGCGGAGTTGGGGCATACACTTCTGCCCTTTCACAGCTTGTTTTTTCAACCATTTCACAAGCAGCATCAGATTCTTTGACAGTGTTTGCCGAAGAAGAACCTGCATATACTTCTGAGCTAGTAAGCTGGGCAGTTACACAATCTGAGCATTTTGCTCTTCTCCTTAAGAAACGTATACTCGCATCAACAGCTGCCGCAGGAGGTTTGAGAATCGCGTCTGAATGTGTTCATGTTTGCTTGAATCACTGTCATCTGTTAGAGGCCAGTGGGATGACCCTTTCCCCTGTCTTACTAAAGCATTTTAAACCCTTTGTTGAGCAAGCACTTAACACAAATTTGAAAAGAATTGAACAAAGTAGTGCTGCACTGGCTGCTGCAGATGATTGGTTGCTTGCTTTTGCACCAACCAGCAGGAGTTCAGGCCTACCTCCAACCTCTTCCTATAGTAACTTAAGTTCATTCCAGCCAAAGCTTTCAAGCAGCGCTCACAAATTCAACTCAATGGTTCAG GAGCTTTTCGAAGATGTAGGACCTCTAGAAAGCCTGCAATTGGATGGTCTTGCATTAGAAGGCCTTCTACAAGTATTTGGCTTCTATGTCAATCTGTTAATAGATGCATTGCCAGCTTCAATTGTAACTGAGAACTTGGAAGGCTCAGGGCACAAAATCGTTAAGATTGCTGAGACTGAAGAACAGCAGATAGCATTGCTGGCTAATGCAATATTGCTAGCTGATGAGCTGCTCCCGCGAGCCGTTGTCAAGCTTTCGCATAGCAACAGGGGTGATGAGTCTCAGAGAAGGGGGTCAGACAAACAAAGGCCTCCAGAACAGCGTGAGCTAAAGAAAAGGCTACAGCGCGAAGTTGATCGTCTGAGAGACAGTTTCTGCAGGCAACATGCTCTTGAACTCATCTTCACAGAAGAAGGGGACGCACTTCTGAATGCACTAATGTATTTGAGTATGGATGATGGGAAAGTGGAGCAACCTGAATGGTTTCCTTCTCCAATTTTTCAG GAGCTTTTTGGAAAGCTTACACGAGTGGCATACATTGCGACTGATGTGTTTGTGGGAAGGGATAGGTTTGCCACTGTTTTATTGATGAGACTAGCGGAAACAGTGGTCCTGTGGCTTTCAGAGGACCAAGCCTTCTGGGAAGAGATTGAGACAGGCCCAACGCCTTTGGGTCCCCTTGGCCTTCAACAG CTTTATTTGGACATGCAATTTGTGATGATATTTTCATCCCAAGGCCGTTACTTATCTCGCCATCTGCATCAAGCAATTAAAAACATCATTGGTAGAGCTATTGATGCTGTTGCTGCTACAGGGCTAGATCCCAACAG TGTCTTACCAGAGGATGAGTGGTTTGTTGAAGTTTCCGAAATAGCTATAAAGATGTTAACCGGGAAAGCCGCCTTTGACAATGTAGAGGGAGATGATAATAGCCCCACCGCACTTGGCTAA
- the LOC130729202 gene encoding LRR receptor-like serine/threonine-protein kinase FLS2, with protein MDYQLLQIVAFLTVIAFGGGIKRTSAEACSSNDLEGLIGFKNGIQMDTSGRLAKWVGSSCCEWEGIVCENATTRVTQIHLPGFIEKDLFQTQMMGKLSPSITLLTSLVILDLGGLVGLSGIIPQTIGVQMPNLQKLYLFGNNLTGLIPESIGELPNLQELALHENKISGSIPSSIGSLKSLKSLLLYSNKISGTIPISLGNLTNLVELDVHDNALNGDIPNSIGQMQALEKLDLSSNSLSGNIPTSLSNLSAISVLYMDTNSLEGTIPFPSRPGEMPSLGFLRLHDNHLNGNIPPSLVYLVSLQRVSLSNNKLEGALPSSLGNLLSLTELYLSGNSLSGQIPKSIGQLSQLMMLNISNNLIEGPLPQEISSLHNLQTLDLSFNPLDLSSFPEWLPNLPSLSRIHFAGCGIQGKIPDILQTTLSPIQELDLSVNLLTGTIPSWIGSLSQLYLLNLSRNSLDSHIPDSVTSLSDLGVLDLHSNKLTGSITGAFDIEQGTSGGSLTYIDLSDNNFSIGVEEIGAGKQVHIQFLNLSHNLLKGTLPSSLGKLNSIHSLDLSFNDLASNLPAVLANLTLLERLKLQRNHFSGNIPNGLLKLTKLKELDLSDNVLQGKIPEGKPLTDFPGSSYSGNKGLCGKPLSPC; from the coding sequence ATGGATTATCAGCTGCTACAAATAGTGGCATTTCTGACAGTGATAGCATTTGGAGGAGGCATAAAGAGAACATCAGCAGAAGCATGCAGTTCAAATGACTTGGAAGGTTTGATAGGCTTCAAGAATGGAATTCAGATGGATACTTCTGGTCGTTTGGCAAAGTGGGTTGGTAGTAGCTGCTGTGAGTGGGAAGGCATTGTCTGTGAAAATGCAACCACTAGAGTGACACAGATCCATCTTCCAGGGTTCATAGAGAAAGACTTGTTTCAAACTCAGATGATGGGTAAGCTTTCTCCTTCCATAACACTCCTCACTTCTCTTGTAATACTTGACCTTGGTGGTTTAGTAGGTCTCAGTGGGATAATTCCACAAACAATTGGTGTGCAAATGCCAAACCTCCAAAAGCTCTACCTTTTTGGCAACAATTTAACTGGTCTAATACCAGAAAGCATTGGTGAGTTACCAAACCTACAAGAACTTGCGCTGCATGAAAATAAGATATCCGGGTCGATCCCTTCTAGCATTGGAAGCTTAAAAAGCCTCAAAAGTTTGCTGCTTTATTCAAATAAAATTTCAGGTACAATACCCATTTCACTTGGGAATTTGACAAATTTGGTTGAATTGGATGTTCATGACAATGCTCTTAATGGTGATATCCCCAACAGCATTGGTCAGATGCAGGCTCTGGAAAAGCTTGATCTTTCAAGCAATTCACTAAGTGGGAACATACCTACTTCACTATCCAATTTAAGTGCAATTTCAGTTTTGTATATGGACACAAACTCTCTTGAGGGAACCATTCCATTTCCCTCAAGACCAGGTGAAATGCCATCTCTTGGCTTCTTAAGACTCCATGATAACCATCTTAATGGAAATATACCTCCTAGTCTTGTTTACCTGGTTTCTCTTCAGAGAGTTTCACTATCAAACAACAAACTTGAAGGAGCTTTGCCTTCAAGTTTGGGCAATTTGCTTTCTTTGACAGAACTTTACCTAAGTGGCAACTCCTTGTCTGGCCAAATACCAAAATCAATAGGCCAACTTTCTCAGCTCATGATGTTGAACATTTCTAACAATTTGATTGAAGGGCCATTGCCTCAAGAAATTTCTTCCCTACACAATCTCCAAACACTTGATCTTTCTTTCAACCCTCTGGACCTCTCTTCCTTCCCAGAATGGCTACCAAATCTGCCATCGCTTTCGCGCATTCACTTCGCAGGATGCGGTATCCAGGGAAAAATTCCAGACATTCTGCAAACAACCCTCAGTCCAATACAGGAACTAGACTTATCAGTGAACCTTCTCACTGGAACCATACCATCATGGATAGGATCCCTCAGTCAGCTCTACTTGCTAAATCTCTCAAGGAACTCACTTGATTCACACATTCCTGATTCTGTTACAAGCTTGTCTGATCTGGGAGTTCTTGATCTTCACTCAAATAAGTTAACAGGCTCCATAACTGGAGCATTTGATATCGAACAAGGTACTTCCGGGGGATCACTAACATATATTGATCTTTCTGATAACAACTTCTCAATTGGAGTTGAGGAAATTGGTGCAGGAAAGCAGGTCCATATTCAATTTCTGAATTTGTCTCATAACCTTCTGAAGGGTACATTGCCAAGTTCCCTTGGGAAATTGAATTCCATTCACAGTTTGGATTTGAGCTTCAATGATTTAGCCTCCAACTTGCCAGCAGTGTTGGCAAACTTGACATTGTTGGAGAGACTGAAGCTGCAAAGAAACCATTTCAGTGGCAATATACCCAATGGACTTCTCAAGTTGACAAAGCTGAAGGAACTGGATTTATCAGACAATGTGCTTCAAGGGAAAATCCCAGAGGGTAAACCACTAACTGACTTTCCTGGGAGTTCTTATTCTGGAAACAAAGGTTTGTGTGGGAAGCCACTCAGTCCTTGTTAA